A genomic region of Brevibacillus sp. JNUCC-41 contains the following coding sequences:
- a CDS encoding ABC transporter ATP-binding protein, translating into MEYVIEMLNIRKEFPGIVANDNVTLQVKKGEIHALLGENGAGKSTLMNVLFGLYQPEQGEIRVNGKPVKITSPNIANDLGIGMVHQHFMLVDPFTVTENIILGKEPSKAGKIDLKEASEEVRKLSEQYQLRVDPYAKIADISIGMQQRVEILKTLYRGAEILIFDEPTAVLTPQEIKELIYIMKALIKEGKSIILITHKLKEIMEVCDRVTVIRKGQGIGTVNVNETNPDELASLMVGREVLFKTEKAAATPSDVVLEVRELEVKDSRGVSAVRNLELTVRAGEIVGIAGVDGNGQSELIEALAGLRKTTAGSIKLNGKEIRNLKPRKITEAGVGHIPEDRHKHGLVLDYSIGENIVLQTYYQKPFSKAGILNSKKIFEKARSLIKSYDVRTPSEYTPARALSGGNQQKAIIGREVDRNPDLLIAAQPTRGLDVGAIEFIHKRLIEQRDAGKAVLLISFELEEIMNVSDRIAVIYEGEIVAIVDPKETTEQELGLLMAGSKRTEAGGKQNV; encoded by the coding sequence GTGGAATATGTAATTGAGATGCTCAATATCCGTAAGGAATTCCCCGGCATCGTCGCAAATGATAACGTTACCCTGCAGGTTAAAAAAGGGGAGATTCACGCATTATTAGGTGAAAATGGCGCGGGTAAATCCACTTTGATGAATGTTTTATTCGGCTTATATCAGCCTGAGCAGGGAGAAATCCGTGTGAATGGCAAGCCAGTCAAGATTACCAGTCCTAACATTGCCAATGATTTAGGGATTGGGATGGTCCATCAGCATTTTATGCTCGTTGACCCTTTTACAGTAACGGAAAATATCATATTAGGAAAAGAACCATCAAAAGCGGGTAAGATCGATTTGAAAGAAGCGAGCGAGGAAGTTAGGAAACTATCAGAACAATACCAGCTTCGTGTTGACCCCTACGCAAAAATTGCCGATATTTCAATAGGGATGCAGCAGCGTGTCGAGATTCTTAAGACGCTTTACCGCGGTGCGGAGATATTGATTTTTGATGAACCGACCGCTGTATTGACTCCTCAAGAAATCAAGGAATTGATATATATTATGAAAGCCCTTATCAAAGAAGGGAAATCTATCATTTTAATCACACACAAACTTAAGGAAATCATGGAGGTTTGTGACCGGGTAACGGTTATACGCAAAGGGCAAGGAATCGGTACAGTGAATGTCAACGAAACGAACCCTGACGAATTGGCCAGCTTAATGGTCGGTAGGGAAGTTCTATTCAAGACGGAAAAAGCGGCAGCCACTCCTTCGGATGTAGTTCTTGAAGTTCGTGAACTTGAAGTCAAGGATTCCCGGGGCGTTTCAGCTGTTCGGAATTTGGAGTTAACAGTCCGTGCAGGAGAAATTGTCGGTATCGCTGGTGTAGATGGAAATGGTCAATCCGAACTAATTGAAGCATTGGCTGGACTAAGGAAGACAACAGCAGGTTCGATAAAGCTAAATGGAAAAGAGATCAGGAACCTTAAGCCGCGTAAGATCACTGAAGCAGGTGTCGGCCATATTCCGGAAGACAGACATAAGCATGGTTTGGTCCTCGATTACAGCATTGGGGAAAATATTGTCTTGCAAACCTACTATCAAAAGCCTTTTTCAAAAGCAGGTATCTTGAACTCAAAGAAAATTTTCGAAAAAGCCCGTTCATTGATCAAAAGTTACGATGTTCGCACCCCGAGTGAATATACCCCGGCAAGGGCGCTTTCTGGAGGGAATCAACAAAAAGCTATCATCGGCCGGGAAGTTGATAGGAACCCGGATTTATTGATTGCCGCACAGCCAACACGCGGACTTGATGTCGGAGCGATCGAGTTTATCCATAAACGTCTAATTGAACAGCGTGATGCAGGAAAAGCGGTACTTCTCATATCATTTGAATTGGAAGAAATCATGAATGTGAGCGATAGAATTGCCGTTATATACGAAGGGGAAATCGTCGCAATTGTCGATCCGAAAGAAACGACTGAACAGGAGCTTGGCCTTCTTATGGCCGGCAGTAAACGGACGGAAGCAGGTGGAAAACAAAATGTCTAA
- a CDS encoding ABC transporter permease, with product MSKYLSKLTSPLIAVILGLVVGAIIMLVSGYDPVAGYGSMINGIIGDSYYVGESVRTIIPYILAGLAVAFAFRTGLFNIGVEGQLIVGWLAAVWVGIAFDLPRIIHLPFAILAGAVAGALWAFIPGYLKAKFRVHEVIVSIMLNYTALYVTNYLIRNVMTDKLDKTERIADTASLRSPFFESITDFSRMHWGIVVAIICVIIMWFLLERTKTGFELKAVGFNQHASEYAGMSVNKNIILSMVISGAFAGLAGAMEGLGTFGYAAVKGGFTGMGFDGIAVALLGANTAIGVVLAALLFGGLKAGALNMPLETGIPSEIVDIVIALIIFFVASSYFIRWIAARFKKGVK from the coding sequence ATGTCTAAGTATTTATCTAAATTAACGAGTCCGTTAATAGCAGTTATCCTCGGCTTGGTCGTTGGGGCAATAATCATGTTAGTAAGCGGCTATGACCCAGTTGCCGGCTATGGCTCCATGATAAATGGAATTATTGGGGATTCTTATTATGTAGGGGAATCCGTCAGGACAATCATCCCTTATATCCTTGCTGGTTTGGCAGTGGCTTTTGCTTTCCGCACGGGCCTATTCAATATCGGCGTGGAAGGGCAATTAATTGTAGGCTGGCTGGCGGCAGTTTGGGTCGGAATTGCTTTTGATCTTCCAAGGATCATCCATTTACCATTTGCCATCTTAGCTGGTGCAGTTGCTGGCGCCTTGTGGGCATTTATCCCTGGTTATTTAAAAGCTAAGTTCCGCGTACATGAAGTGATCGTTTCTATCATGTTGAATTATACAGCTTTATATGTGACGAATTATTTAATTAGGAATGTAATGACTGACAAACTGGATAAAACAGAAAGAATTGCCGATACAGCATCACTTCGGTCTCCTTTTTTCGAAAGCATTACGGATTTTTCCCGGATGCATTGGGGAATAGTGGTCGCGATTATTTGCGTAATCATCATGTGGTTCCTTCTTGAAAGGACAAAAACCGGCTTTGAACTGAAAGCGGTAGGTTTCAATCAGCACGCGTCCGAATATGCAGGGATGAGTGTAAATAAGAACATCATACTTTCCATGGTTATTTCAGGTGCGTTTGCAGGGCTTGCAGGTGCGATGGAAGGCCTTGGAACTTTCGGTTATGCCGCAGTTAAAGGCGGATTCACAGGTATGGGCTTTGACGGGATTGCAGTAGCCTTACTAGGAGCGAATACGGCTATTGGTGTCGTGCTGGCAGCCTTATTATTTGGGGGGCTGAAAGCAGGTGCCTTAAATATGCCGCTGGAAACCGGCATACCAAGTGAAATAGTAGATATTGTCATAGCATTGATCATTTTCTTTGTCGCATCCAGTTATTTTATTCGTTGGATTGCCGCTCGATTTAAGAAAGGGGTGAAATAA
- a CDS encoding ABC transporter permease, with translation MDFYQVLQIIIPSMIALAAPLIFTSLGGVFSERAGVINIGLEGLMVIGAFTGIVFNLMFADVFGEWTPWLAVLAAMIAGLLFSILHAVACITFRADQTVSGVAINLLAVGLTMFLVKLIFDKGQTDRITETFPRIDVPLLSDIPFIGPIFFSNGYYIVYIAILISFVVWYVLYKTPFGLRIRAVGEHPMAADTMGVNVTKIRYAAVLLSGAFGGIGGAIYATIFSNEFNHATINGQGFMAIAAMIFGKWHPIGAMGAALFFGLAQSLSIVGSSLPFFKDIPSVYLLIAPYVLTIIALTGFIGRADAPKASGQPYIKGKR, from the coding sequence GTGGACTTTTACCAAGTATTACAAATTATTATTCCATCAATGATTGCTCTAGCTGCTCCACTTATTTTTACTTCACTCGGAGGAGTGTTTTCTGAACGGGCAGGTGTCATAAACATCGGTTTAGAAGGTTTGATGGTCATTGGTGCCTTTACAGGGATTGTTTTTAACTTAATGTTTGCTGATGTATTTGGGGAATGGACTCCTTGGCTGGCAGTCTTGGCGGCAATGATTGCCGGCTTGCTGTTTTCCATTCTGCATGCTGTGGCATGCATTACGTTCAGGGCGGATCAAACGGTCAGTGGGGTCGCCATCAACTTGTTGGCAGTAGGTCTGACCATGTTTTTGGTGAAGCTGATTTTTGACAAAGGTCAAACTGATAGAATCACAGAAACATTCCCACGGATTGATGTTCCGTTACTAAGTGATATTCCATTTATAGGACCCATCTTTTTCTCAAATGGTTATTATATCGTATATATAGCGATTCTAATATCCTTTGTCGTTTGGTACGTACTTTATAAAACACCTTTCGGGTTAAGGATCCGTGCAGTGGGTGAGCATCCGATGGCTGCTGACACGATGGGTGTCAATGTTACGAAAATCCGCTATGCCGCCGTTTTATTATCAGGTGCTTTTGGCGGTATCGGCGGAGCGATTTATGCTACCATCTTTTCGAATGAATTCAATCATGCGACAATTAATGGTCAAGGTTTCATGGCCATTGCCGCCATGATTTTTGGTAAGTGGCACCCGATCGGGGCAATGGGTGCTGCGTTATTCTTTGGTTTGGCACAAAGTTTAAGTATCGTTGGCTCGAGCCTTCCCTTCTTCAAGGATATTCCATCGGTTTATCTCTTGATCGCTCCTTATGTTCTGACGATCATTGCACTAACTGGTTTTATTGGACGTGCAGATGCTCCGAAGGCATCCGGACAGCCATATATCAAAGGGAAAAGATAA
- the yfmF gene encoding EF-P 5-aminopentanol modification-associated protein YfmF: protein MSIASDTITEKSGYKLHVVQTDKYKTNTLVLKMKAPLTKEDVTYRALLPYVLQSNTSKYPTTPELRSYLDDLYGAGFYVDVAKKGEYQIISFTIDIVNEKFLSDSTPLLEKAFGLLSEVIFNPKKNGEAFDSKTVSNEIRSLKQRIQSISDDKMRYSATRLVEEMCKKEPYALEASGNLQDLETITPESLYAYYKKVLTEDEIDLYVIGDINESEVEALADKHVSLQERVPVRLQRKPGKVVEKEKEIIENSDVKQGKLNIGYRTQVAYGDPDYYALQLFNGIFGGFSHSKLFINVREKASLAYYAASRLESHKGLLMVMAGIENANYKQALDIIHAQMKEMKQGNFSEEELAQTKAVVKNQLLETIDVSRGLVEILYHNVVSGQDISLDDWFAKTERTTKEEIIAVGQKIQLDTIYFLTEAEVQG from the coding sequence ATGTCTATTGCTTCCGATACAATTACGGAAAAAAGCGGTTACAAGCTTCATGTAGTCCAGACGGATAAATATAAAACGAATACTCTCGTGCTGAAGATGAAAGCCCCGTTGACAAAAGAGGACGTTACATATCGTGCATTACTGCCATATGTGTTACAAAGCAATACAAGTAAATACCCTACAACACCCGAGCTTCGATCGTATCTTGATGATTTATATGGAGCAGGGTTTTATGTCGATGTTGCTAAAAAAGGAGAATATCAAATCATAAGTTTTACGATCGATATCGTCAATGAAAAGTTCCTTAGTGATTCAACCCCCCTTCTCGAAAAGGCTTTTGGGTTATTATCAGAAGTGATCTTTAATCCGAAGAAGAACGGCGAAGCCTTTGACTCTAAAACGGTTTCCAATGAAATCCGTTCTTTAAAACAGCGGATTCAATCCATTTCCGATGACAAGATGCGATACTCAGCTACACGCCTTGTAGAGGAAATGTGCAAAAAGGAACCATATGCTCTAGAAGCGAGCGGCAATCTTCAAGACTTGGAAACGATAACTCCAGAATCCCTTTACGCCTATTATAAAAAAGTGCTGACGGAGGATGAAATCGATTTATATGTAATCGGTGACATCAATGAATCGGAAGTGGAGGCTCTAGCTGACAAGCATGTGTCGTTGCAAGAACGAGTGCCTGTGAGACTGCAAAGGAAGCCGGGCAAGGTAGTGGAGAAGGAAAAAGAAATAATCGAAAATTCGGATGTAAAACAAGGTAAATTGAATATCGGTTATCGAACCCAAGTTGCATACGGTGATCCGGATTATTATGCTCTCCAGCTATTCAATGGGATTTTTGGTGGCTTTTCACATTCGAAACTTTTCATTAATGTCAGGGAGAAAGCCAGCCTTGCTTATTATGCAGCTTCAAGGCTCGAAAGTCATAAAGGACTTTTAATGGTCATGGCGGGCATTGAGAATGCCAACTACAAGCAAGCATTGGATATCATCCATGCACAAATGAAGGAAATGAAGCAAGGGAACTTTTCCGAAGAGGAACTGGCACAGACAAAGGCGGTCGTTAAGAACCAACTCCTTGAAACCATTGACGTTTCGAGAGGTCTTGTGGAAATTTTATATCATAATGTGGTTTCCGGGCAGGATATATCGCTCGACGATTGGTTTGCAAAAACAGAGCGGACGACAAAGGAAGAAATCATTGCAGTCGGTCAAAAAATTCAGCTTGATACGATTTATTTCCTAACGGAAGCGGAGGTGCAAGGGTAA
- the yfmH gene encoding EF-P 5-aminopentanol modification-associated protein YfmH: protein MEKIAFTQLKEELFHEKMDNGLEVYILPKSGFNKSFATFTTNYGSIDNHFKPLNGTEFSKVPDGIAHFLEHKLFEKEDGDVFQQFSKQGASANAFTSFTRTAYLFSSTSDFDRNLTTLIDFVQEPYFSEKTVEKEKGIIGQEINMYDDNSDWRLYFGTIANMYHQHPVKIDIAGTVESIADITKDMLYECYNTFYHPSNMLLFVVGPVDVESTMKLIRDNQNNKGYNEQPAVERKFDEEPEVVAKDKEVLRMNVQTPKVMLGIKAINVHQSGLQLLKRELATNIYLEMLFGKSSPLHEELYEEGLIDQTFSYDYTQEQGFGFALIGGDSAKPDELRESLFGILQKSKAGTGLNEESLQRTIKKKIGSFLRSLNSPEYIANQFTRYAFNDMNLFDVVSVLEKLTIEDIREVAEDLISDQRMTVCQVLPK, encoded by the coding sequence ATGGAAAAAATAGCATTCACTCAATTGAAAGAAGAACTTTTCCATGAAAAAATGGATAATGGTCTAGAAGTATATATTCTTCCGAAAAGTGGGTTCAATAAATCATTTGCGACTTTCACGACTAATTATGGTTCAATTGACAACCATTTTAAACCATTGAATGGAACGGAATTCTCTAAAGTACCTGATGGGATTGCCCATTTCCTTGAACATAAGCTATTTGAAAAGGAAGATGGTGATGTTTTTCAGCAATTTTCAAAGCAGGGAGCATCTGCAAATGCTTTTACTTCTTTCACCCGTACAGCCTATTTATTTTCAAGCACGTCCGATTTCGATAGAAATCTAACTACCTTAATTGACTTTGTCCAGGAACCTTACTTTTCGGAAAAGACGGTAGAGAAGGAAAAAGGAATCATTGGGCAGGAAATCAATATGTATGATGATAATTCAGACTGGCGATTATATTTCGGGACGATAGCCAATATGTATCATCAACACCCAGTGAAAATCGATATTGCCGGAACTGTGGAATCGATTGCGGATATTACGAAGGATATGCTTTACGAATGTTATAATACTTTTTACCATCCTAGCAACATGCTCCTATTCGTTGTAGGACCGGTAGATGTCGAAAGCACCATGAAACTGATTAGGGATAATCAAAATAATAAAGGGTACAACGAACAACCTGCAGTGGAACGTAAATTTGACGAAGAGCCGGAAGTCGTTGCCAAGGATAAGGAAGTCTTAAGAATGAATGTCCAGACACCAAAAGTGATGCTGGGCATCAAGGCCATCAATGTGCACCAATCCGGTTTACAGCTTTTGAAAAGGGAATTGGCGACCAATATATATTTGGAAATGCTATTTGGCAAAAGTTCACCTTTGCATGAGGAGCTATATGAGGAAGGGTTGATCGATCAAACCTTCTCTTATGATTATACCCAGGAACAAGGTTTTGGGTTTGCGTTAATTGGCGGGGACAGTGCCAAACCTGATGAGTTGAGGGAGTCTTTATTTGGTATCCTGCAAAAATCAAAAGCCGGAACTGGCCTGAATGAAGAAAGCCTGCAAAGGACAATCAAGAAAAAAATCGGTTCTTTCCTTCGCTCCCTGAACTCGCCGGAATATATAGCGAATCAATTCACCAGATATGCATTCAATGATATGAACTTGTTCGATGTTGTATCGGTATTGGAAAAACTAACGATTGAAGATATCAGGGAGGTCGCTGAGGACTTAATATCCGATCAACGGATGACTGTCTGCCAGGTACTTCCTAAATAA
- the ymfI gene encoding elongation factor P 5-aminopentanone reductase: protein MGKRFALITGASGGIGREIAIKLAEENYSLYLHYNSNEEAILELIEELKPHQVELIPVQADLAAADGYKKLAENIFALHAIVLNSGNSYYGLISDMDETIVNEMVQLHVTSPFQLTKELLPKLMYQEQAAIVAVTSIWGQTGASCEVLYSMVKGSQNAFIKALSKEVSLNGIRVNAVAPGAISTSMLESFSAEDLEIIKGDIPMGRMGHSKEVAEAVYYLLSDKSSYITGQILGVNGGWYT from the coding sequence GTGGGGAAACGTTTTGCCCTTATTACTGGAGCCAGCGGAGGAATCGGCAGGGAAATAGCTATAAAGCTCGCCGAGGAGAATTACTCACTTTATTTACATTATAACAGCAATGAAGAAGCGATACTTGAACTGATTGAAGAGCTGAAGCCTCATCAAGTCGAACTTATTCCGGTTCAAGCGGATTTGGCTGCAGCGGATGGATACAAGAAATTGGCGGAAAATATTTTTGCCCTCCATGCAATCGTCCTTAATAGTGGCAATAGCTATTATGGGCTTATATCGGACATGGATGAGACAATCGTTAATGAAATGGTCCAGCTGCATGTAACGAGCCCTTTCCAATTAACAAAGGAACTGCTTCCAAAGCTCATGTACCAAGAACAGGCTGCCATCGTTGCGGTCACATCGATTTGGGGGCAGACAGGTGCATCTTGTGAAGTGTTATATTCTATGGTCAAGGGCAGTCAAAATGCTTTTATCAAGGCGCTTAGCAAAGAGGTATCGCTCAATGGAATCCGGGTGAATGCCGTTGCCCCCGGTGCGATTTCCACTTCCATGCTCGAATCATTCAGTGCGGAAGACCTGGAAATCATCAAAGGCGATATTCCGATGGGCAGGATGGGCCATTCAAAAGAAGTCGCAGAGGCCGTATACTATTTGCTTTCCGACAAGTCGTCTTATATAACCGGGCAAATCTTAGGTGTAAATGGCGGATGGTACACATGA
- a CDS encoding DUF3243 domain-containing protein — protein MSVLDNWDQWKNFLGDRLNQGEQQGLSESAVNNLAFEIGDYLANQVEPQNDQEKVLADLWSVANDQEKHAMASVMVRLVENNGTK, from the coding sequence ATGTCTGTACTGGACAATTGGGATCAATGGAAAAATTTCTTAGGCGACAGATTAAATCAAGGTGAACAACAAGGTTTGTCAGAAAGTGCTGTTAACAACTTGGCTTTCGAAATCGGTGATTACCTGGCTAATCAGGTTGAGCCCCAGAATGATCAAGAAAAAGTGCTTGCTGATCTTTGGTCGGTCGCAAACGATCAAGAAAAGCATGCCATGGCAAGCGTCATGGTCAGGTTAGTCGAGAACAATGGAACGAAGTAA
- a CDS encoding DUF3388 domain-containing protein, which yields MDNKEWYFEYEIQVNRPGLLGDISSLLGMLSINIITINGVDEGRRGLLLLAKDSRNIERFESILRTMDTIKVIKLREPKLRDRLAVRHGRYIQRDADEKNTFRFVRDELGLLVDFLAELFKQEGHKLIGIRGMPRVGKTESIVASSVCANKRWLFVSSTLLKQTIRSQLIEDEYNNDNLFILDGIVSTRRANERHWQLIREIMRLDAVKVIEHPDVFVQNTEYTLEDFDYIIELRNNPEEEITYEVVDQKDQFSGSDFGSFDF from the coding sequence GTGGATAATAAAGAATGGTATTTTGAATATGAAATTCAAGTCAACCGCCCTGGTTTATTAGGGGATATATCATCCCTTCTGGGTATGCTTTCCATTAATATCATCACCATCAACGGGGTCGATGAAGGCAGGCGGGGGTTACTTTTGTTGGCGAAAGACAGCCGTAATATAGAAAGGTTCGAGTCAATCCTACGTACGATGGATACGATAAAGGTCATTAAGCTTAGGGAACCTAAATTGCGTGATCGCCTCGCAGTCAGGCATGGACGTTATATTCAGCGCGATGCTGATGAGAAAAACACCTTTAGGTTTGTTCGTGATGAACTAGGCTTGCTTGTCGATTTCCTGGCCGAGCTATTTAAACAGGAAGGTCATAAATTGATTGGGATACGAGGAATGCCACGTGTCGGGAAAACTGAATCTATCGTAGCCTCGAGTGTATGTGCTAATAAGAGATGGTTGTTTGTGTCATCGACCCTTTTAAAGCAGACTATCCGCAGTCAGCTAATTGAGGATGAATATAATAATGATAATTTGTTCATTTTAGATGGGATTGTTTCAACTCGCCGTGCAAATGAACGTCATTGGCAGTTGATTCGCGAAATTATGAGGCTTGATGCTGTCAAAGTAATCGAACATCCGGATGTTTTTGTCCAAAATACGGAGTATACTCTTGAAGACTTTGATTATATTATTGAATTGCGAAACAATCCTGAAGAAGAAATAACATATGAAGTTGTCGACCAAAAAGACCAGTTTTCGGGGTCGGATTTTGGTTCCTTTGACTTTTAA
- a CDS encoding helix-turn-helix domain-containing protein: MFYLTELGNRLKEAREAKGLSLDDLQELTKIQKRYLIGIEEGNYSMMPGKFYVRAFIKQYCEAVGLDSEEIFEQYKSEIPSVYSEELPEQLSRVQSRKTIPAGNSKVVEMLPKILAAVLVIGVAVLIWVLVLNYMSNPDNDDKKDPKQSDAVGYNKSEEFNKEEENADQKQNEEKSDSSDKKNEDDAVVKDEKKEQNLAVTSSSGKNSTYELKNTDTFKLKVTSKGSPWVGIKNGEGKLLFQGTIDKDKSQEIDFTNEKEAVINIGRAYETEIYVNDEKLEYSISPTEVNTQLVTIQFTKAE, from the coding sequence GTGTTTTATTTGACTGAGTTAGGTAATCGATTAAAGGAAGCTAGGGAAGCCAAAGGCCTTAGCTTGGATGATTTGCAGGAATTAACTAAGATTCAAAAACGTTACCTCATTGGCATTGAAGAGGGAAATTACAGCATGATGCCTGGGAAGTTCTATGTACGGGCATTCATAAAGCAATATTGTGAAGCGGTCGGACTGGATTCAGAAGAGATTTTCGAACAATATAAGAGTGAGATACCATCGGTCTATAGCGAGGAATTGCCAGAACAGCTTTCAAGGGTCCAATCCCGGAAAACCATACCGGCAGGAAATTCAAAAGTTGTAGAAATGTTACCGAAGATCTTGGCTGCCGTTTTAGTCATTGGTGTGGCCGTATTGATTTGGGTGCTTGTATTGAATTATATGAGTAATCCGGATAACGATGACAAAAAGGACCCAAAACAGAGCGATGCCGTGGGATACAATAAAAGTGAAGAGTTTAACAAAGAAGAAGAGAATGCAGACCAAAAACAGAATGAAGAAAAATCAGATTCATCTGATAAGAAGAATGAAGATGATGCAGTTGTCAAGGATGAAAAGAAAGAGCAAAACCTTGCCGTCACCAGTTCCAGCGGTAAAAATAGTACGTATGAATTAAAAAATACCGATACCTTTAAATTAAAGGTGACCTCCAAAGGCTCACCATGGGTAGGCATAAAAAATGGTGAAGGTAAATTACTTTTCCAGGGCACCATCGACAAGGACAAGAGCCAGGAAATTGATTTCACCAATGAGAAAGAAGCTGTCATCAATATAGGCAGGGCATATGAAACTGAGATTTATGTGAATGATGAGAAGCTGGAGTATTCCATTTCACCGACTGAAGTGAATACGCAATTGGTTACGATACAATTTACGAAAGCCGAATAG
- the pgsA gene encoding CDP-diacylglycerol--glycerol-3-phosphate 3-phosphatidyltransferase has product MNLPNKITVARICLIPVFLIIMLVPFSWGTLTWGEYSLPVAHLAGAILFIIASTTDWIDGHFARKYNMITDLGKFLDPLADKLLVSAALIVLVDLDLMYGQSWIAIVIISREFAVTGLRLVLAGTGEVVAANQLGKIKTWAQIVSISALLLHNLPFALISLPFANIALWIALIFTIWSGLDYFIKNKEVFVNSK; this is encoded by the coding sequence TTGAATCTGCCTAATAAGATTACAGTAGCAAGAATCTGTTTAATACCAGTATTTTTAATCATCATGCTCGTTCCTTTTTCATGGGGGACACTAACTTGGGGAGAATACAGTTTGCCAGTGGCGCATCTGGCTGGAGCCATCCTCTTTATTATCGCTTCCACTACGGATTGGATCGATGGCCATTTTGCCAGAAAATATAATATGATTACTGATTTAGGGAAATTTTTAGATCCATTGGCTGATAAACTTCTGGTTTCGGCTGCCTTAATCGTTTTGGTTGATCTAGATTTAATGTACGGTCAATCTTGGATCGCCATCGTGATCATAAGTCGTGAATTTGCGGTCACCGGATTACGTTTGGTGTTAGCGGGTACGGGGGAAGTGGTTGCAGCGAACCAGCTTGGAAAAATTAAAACATGGGCACAAATTGTTTCTATATCGGCTTTATTGCTGCATAACCTTCCATTTGCCCTCATTTCACTTCCTTTTGCTAATATCGCATTATGGATTGCATTAATCTTTACAATCTGGTCAGGTTTGGATTATTTTATAAAAAACAAAGAAGTATTTGTTAATTCAAAGTAA
- a CDS encoding competence/damage-inducible protein A — MDAEIIAVGSELLLGQINNTNGRFLSQQFAEMGINVFYHTVVGDNDRRLQQAIEIAESRANLIVFTGGLGPTKDDLTKETIARHIGKKLVFNDEALQSIEAYFQKRERPMTENNKKQALVLEGSEVLANDHGMAPGMVLSKSGITYMLLPGPPSEMEPMFLSYGYEKIMNKLEKHERIDSKVLRFYGIGEAELETVIEDLLVNQTNPTIAPLAAEGEVTLRITAKDSSKEKCEELILEAEKEILSRVGKFHYGSDNTSLIKELVKELTIRKLSISAAESLTGGMFQEQLTTIPGAGKVFKGGIVCYTNDAKANVLGVSDDTISEYGVVSGECAMEMASNVRNKLDADVGISFTGVAGPDEQEGKPVGTVFIGISYRDGNTHFKELNLSGSRAQNRIRSVKYGCHYLLRDL; from the coding sequence ATGGATGCAGAAATCATTGCAGTGGGCTCAGAGCTTCTTTTAGGGCAAATCAATAATACTAATGGAAGATTCTTATCGCAGCAGTTTGCGGAAATGGGGATCAACGTTTTTTACCATACTGTGGTCGGGGATAACGACCGCCGTTTACAACAAGCTATAGAAATCGCTGAATCAAGGGCAAATTTGATTGTCTTTACCGGTGGACTTGGTCCAACCAAAGATGATTTAACGAAAGAAACGATTGCTCGCCATATAGGGAAAAAGCTCGTTTTTAATGATGAAGCATTGCAATCCATTGAAGCCTACTTCCAAAAAAGGGAACGTCCGATGACGGAAAACAACAAAAAGCAGGCCCTCGTCTTAGAAGGCAGTGAAGTGTTGGCAAACGATCATGGGATGGCACCGGGAATGGTCTTGTCCAAATCTGGGATTACATATATGCTTCTACCTGGGCCGCCAAGTGAAATGGAGCCGATGTTTTTAAGTTATGGTTATGAAAAGATCATGAATAAATTGGAAAAGCATGAACGAATCGATTCCAAGGTTCTTCGGTTCTACGGTATAGGTGAAGCCGAACTGGAAACGGTGATTGAAGATCTTCTTGTCAATCAAACGAATCCGACAATTGCCCCGCTGGCAGCCGAAGGGGAAGTGACGTTAAGGATCACCGCTAAAGACTCATCTAAAGAAAAATGCGAAGAGCTTATTTTGGAAGCGGAAAAAGAAATTCTTAGCAGGGTCGGCAAGTTCCATTATGGAAGTGATAATACCTCGCTAATAAAGGAACTTGTAAAAGAATTAACGATCCGCAAGCTTTCAATTTCGGCAGCTGAAAGCTTGACCGGAGGGATGTTCCAAGAACAGCTGACAACCATCCCGGGCGCCGGTAAAGTTTTCAAAGGCGGAATAGTCTGCTATACGAATGATGCGAAGGCTAATGTCCTCGGTGTCAGTGATGATACCATATCCGAGTATGGAGTGGTCAGCGGTGAGTGTGCTATGGAAATGGCCTCTAATGTCCGGAACAAGCTCGATGCGGATGTAGGCATAAGCTTTACGGGCGTTGCAGGGCCGGATGAACAAGAAGGCAAGCCTGTAGGTACAGTATTTATTGGCATTTCCTATCGGGATGGAAACACTCATTTCAAGGAGTTGAATCTTTCAGGAAGCAGGGCGCAAAACCGTATTCGGAGTGTGAAATACGGCTGTCATTACCTATTAAGGGATTTATAA